The following nucleotide sequence is from Kineosporia corallincola.
TAACTCCGGGGGCTTCTCCGTCATCGAGGGTCTAGCTTAATGACTCTGCGGAGTCGGCCGGCGCTCCGATGACCTCCGGTCTCACGTAGCAGCCGATCCGATGGTTCTTCTGCCAAACACGCCACCGAGCTTTCCTATCGCTCGTATCAGGGCCTTGTCCAGCGAGCTCAGGCGTCCGTAGCGTCCATGGGGTACTAAGGACGCCATTACGTCGGACTGCCGGAGCGGAATCCATCGCGTCGGGGCCCAGCGGCGGAGCCGCTGCTCAATTCCTAGAGCTGGACGGCAAGGCGGCCTCGCAGCCGCGCCCCGTCAAGCCCGCACCACCACCTGCGTGGTTGGTGGGCCGGTCCGTTGGCACTCGAGTTACTTCAGTTCGTCGATGGCGTGTTCTGCTTCGGCGAGTGTTGCGTAGGGCCACTTCGCTGTTTTCGGGCTGAACACCTTCGTGTTGCTCACCGCCGATCGCGGGATGGGCCCGTCGAGCGTGTATCGGCCCGTGGCTCCGGGGCGACCGGAGTCGTCCCGGTACAGTGCCCAGCCTTTCGCGGCGGCCCGTTCCCGAGCGGCTTTGAAAGCATCGTCCTGCATGGATCCTTCTCCTCAGGATGAGCCCGCGTCGGACCCATTGACAGCGAGTGTACCCGGCACCGGAACAAGCCGCGACAGTGCAACTCTCGACGCAACTCTAGGCCTGCTCGTCATCCGGGACTGTCCGGTTAACGGTGTAACGGGGTCCGGCCTGACCTGCCGAGCTTGATCGTTCGGCGGACAGGAGTAGGACATGTCCGACACCATCGAGCCCATGACGGGGGCTCAGAGATCGACGAGTGGCGATAGTCAGGAGCATGTTTCGGGTGATGCTGGTGAGGCCATCGGGACTTTCCTGGCGTGTGAGGACCAGCAGCGGCTGGCGGCGGATCTGGTCGCGGCGGCGAAGGCTTCCGGCGCTGATCTGGTCGGCCCGGACGGGCTGATGGCCCAGCTGACCAAGCGGGTCCTGGAGGTCGCGCTCGAGGCCGAGATGAGCGAGCACCTCGGCTATGACGCCCACGATCCCGAGGGCCGCAACGGTCGCAACTCCCGTAACGGCCGGCGCTCCAAGACCGTCCTCACCGGGGTCGGGCCGGTCGAGATCAACGTGCCGCGCGATCGCGACGCCTCCTTCGAGCCGGTCATCGTCAAGAAGCGCCAGCGTCGTCTGGACTCGATCGACCAGATCGTGTTGTCGCTCACGGCCAAGGGTTTGACCACGGGCGAGATCAGCGCGCACTTCGCCGAGATCTACGGTGCGAGTGTCGGCAAGGACCAGATCTCGCGGATCACCGACGCGGTGATCGCCGAGATGGTCGAATGGCAGAACCGTCCTCTGGATCGCGTCTATCCGGTGGTCTTCGTCGATGCGCTGATGGTCAAGATCCGCGATGGAAAGGTCACTAACAGGCCGATTTACGTCGCGATCGGCGTCACGGTCAACGGCGAGCGAGACATCCTCGGACTGTGGGCCGGCGAGGACTCCCAGGCTGGTGAAGGAGCGAAGTTCTGGCAGCAGGTTCTGACCGAGATCAAGAACCGTGGGGTCGAGGACGTCCTCATGCTCGTGTGTGACGGACTCAAGGGCCTGCCGGCCTCGGTGAGCAACGTCTGGCCGAGCACGATCGTCCAGACCTGCGTCGTTCATCTGCTGCGCAACAGTTTTCGCTACGCACCCCGCCAGGCCTGGGACAAGCTCGCCAAAGACCTGCGGCCCATCTACACCGCCGCCACCGAGGCCGCGGCGGCCGAGCGACTCGAGGACTTCGACGAGATCTGGGGACACCGATATCCGGCGATCACCAGGCTCTGGCGCAGCGCCTGGGCGGAGTTAACGCCGTTCCTGGCCTTCGACGTCGAGATCCGGCGGATCATCTGCACGACCAACGCAATCGAGTCGCTCAACGCCCGCTACCGCCGCGCCGTGAACGCCCGCGGGCACTTCCCGACCGAGCAGGCCGCGATGAAATGCCTGTACTTGGTCACCCGTTCCCTGGACCCCACCGGACGGGGTAGGGCAAAGTGGGTGGTCAGGTGGAAGCCCGCACTCAACGCCTTCGCCAACACATTTGAAGGCCGCCTGACCCCCAGCACCACCAACTAATCAACGCTGGGCCGCGTTACACCGGCAATCGGATAGTCCCGGGAACGACGCGGTGGTGGGCCCGCGCGATATGGCGAAGGCTGGATTGCCTGAATCCCAATCTCCAGCGATGCAATGTTTCATCCGCCGGAAATGGCATCTGAAACCGGTGCCGTGCTCTGCGTTCGTCTATTTCGTTGGCGGATGCACCTTCCGGAGCGCGGGCGATGCCCAGTGAGGGCATTGAAGGGGATGAGTGGGGCTCCTACGTCGCGCTATTCGTACGACAGGGACGAACGTGGGATCGCCTACGGGACGCGAGTCCTACGGCGACGGAGTGCTCGTAGTAGTCGCCGGAGTCGCGCCCGGCCACGGAGAGCGGGAAAGCCGTTCACAGGGCGAAGGAGCACAGGTGATCTGGACACTCAAGAACGGGGAGGTATGCGAAATGCAGAGCGCCGAAACAGTTCTGGGTGTCCTACGTGAGCGCGGCCGACAAAATCTGCCGCTGGAGGAGGTGTATCGCCAACTGTTCAACCCGCAGCTCTACCTGCTGGCCCACGGCCGGATCTACTCCAATGGCGGAGCGATGACGCCGGGGGTTACCGAGGAGACCGCCGACGGCATGTCGACGGTGAAGGTCGGACGCATCATTGATGCGATGCGCCACGAACGCTACCGATTCTCGCCATCACGCCGCGTCCATATCCCGAAGAAGAACGGGGCGACGCGGCCGCTGGGCATGCCGACATGGTCGGACAAGCTCGTCGGGGAAGTGATCCGCCTGATCCTTGAGGCGTACTACGAGCCGATGTTCTCCGACCGATCACATGGGTTTCGCCCCGGAAAGGGATGTCACACGGCCCTGACCGAGGTGGCGCTCACCTGGACCGGGACCACGTGGTTCATCGAAGCAGACCTACGGGACTGTTTCGGGTCTCTGGATCACGACATCATGCTCACGATCCTGGGTGAAAGAATCCACGACAAGCGGTTTCTCCGGCTGGTGCGCAACATGCTCCAGGCCGGGTATCTGGAGGACTGGGTCTGGGGAGCGACGTTCTCAGGGGCCCCCCAGGGCGGCGTAGCCTCGCCTGTCCTCTCCAACATCTATCTGGACCGGCTGGACAGATTTGTCGAGGACGTCCTCATCCCTGAATACACCCGAGGAGGGCGCAGGAAGTTCAATCCTGCCTACCAACGGTTGACCGGAGCGATCGAGCGGG
It contains:
- a CDS encoding IS256 family transposase gives rise to the protein MTGAQRSTSGDSQEHVSGDAGEAIGTFLACEDQQRLAADLVAAAKASGADLVGPDGLMAQLTKRVLEVALEAEMSEHLGYDAHDPEGRNGRNSRNGRRSKTVLTGVGPVEINVPRDRDASFEPVIVKKRQRRLDSIDQIVLSLTAKGLTTGEISAHFAEIYGASVGKDQISRITDAVIAEMVEWQNRPLDRVYPVVFVDALMVKIRDGKVTNRPIYVAIGVTVNGERDILGLWAGEDSQAGEGAKFWQQVLTEIKNRGVEDVLMLVCDGLKGLPASVSNVWPSTIVQTCVVHLLRNSFRYAPRQAWDKLAKDLRPIYTAATEAAAAERLEDFDEIWGHRYPAITRLWRSAWAELTPFLAFDVEIRRIICTTNAIESLNARYRRAVNARGHFPTEQAAMKCLYLVTRSLDPTGRGRAKWVVRWKPALNAFANTFEGRLTPSTTN